Proteins from one Erysipelothrix larvae genomic window:
- a CDS encoding ABC transporter permease subunit: MSEKKKKTSFLKTITSLFLPGGRKDNFDDVIVSPTQQIARNFFENKLGVIGLVGFILLFSLVFISTSLDTGYNPYNHETTLANLGPSTSYLKIDKSLNGSNVDKIVSGVSFSVALDTDGKLHFWGNNPASNVNVEQIVELTKDKTIVDIAAGSRHIIALTNTGDIIGAGENNFNEASFPSEVKQSLMGDTIKKIDAGVSVSVILTGKGRVIVWGSTLANNLDTIPNSVQGEIADVTVAPFNLVLTMKDGTITTLGVRSNEVAAVSPELAAGEYNIVQTVVSENTVIALDDQGVVHSWGAYGEGRNVIPEFDAKIVEIYSTRSTFLALDENGTLYTWGADRFGLLNIPSNVSAKNVETVFANFFSVYAVNDDDSITAWGHGGFRFGSDSLGRDMGERLLHGGRISLTVGAVSVLISLIIGVIVGLISGFYGGWLDNLLMRIAEVINSFPFLPLAITLSAFLPPSISENQRLTLIMVILGILSWPGMARLVRGQILAEREKDFVLAARALGLKENVIIIKHILPSVFSMIIVNMTLGYASSLLTEAGLSYLGFGVKPPSPSWGNMLSGVISSVVIERYWWQWVLPAGCVLLAALTVNLIGDALRDAIDPRANQK, translated from the coding sequence ATGAGTGAAAAGAAAAAGAAAACTTCATTTTTAAAGACAATTACTAGTCTATTTTTACCAGGTGGGAGAAAAGATAACTTCGATGATGTTATCGTAAGCCCAACTCAACAAATTGCACGTAATTTCTTTGAAAACAAACTGGGTGTTATTGGTCTTGTGGGATTTATTTTGTTATTCTCGTTGGTGTTTATTTCAACATCACTTGATACAGGATATAATCCATATAATCATGAAACAACACTTGCAAACTTAGGACCAAGTACGAGCTATTTAAAAATTGATAAGAGCTTAAATGGTTCAAATGTTGACAAGATCGTTTCAGGTGTATCATTCAGTGTTGCACTTGATACGGATGGTAAACTTCATTTCTGGGGGAATAACCCAGCATCAAACGTTAATGTTGAACAAATCGTTGAACTTACAAAAGATAAAACGATTGTAGATATTGCAGCAGGTTCACGACACATTATCGCATTGACTAACACTGGTGATATCATCGGTGCTGGTGAGAATAACTTTAACGAAGCAAGTTTTCCATCAGAAGTTAAGCAATCCTTAATGGGGGATACCATTAAGAAAATCGACGCCGGAGTTTCTGTATCTGTAATCTTAACAGGTAAAGGGCGTGTTATTGTATGGGGTAGTACTTTAGCGAATAATCTTGACACAATTCCAAACAGTGTCCAAGGTGAAATCGCAGATGTTACTGTTGCACCATTTAACTTAGTATTAACAATGAAAGATGGAACAATCACAACATTGGGAGTTCGTAGTAACGAAGTTGCTGCTGTATCTCCTGAGCTCGCAGCGGGTGAGTATAACATTGTTCAAACTGTAGTTTCAGAAAATACAGTAATTGCTCTTGATGATCAGGGTGTAGTTCATTCATGGGGAGCTTATGGTGAAGGCCGTAATGTTATACCTGAGTTTGACGCTAAAATTGTTGAAATCTATTCAACACGTTCAACATTCTTGGCACTTGATGAAAACGGAACACTCTATACATGGGGTGCTGATCGTTTTGGACTTCTAAATATTCCTTCAAATGTATCTGCTAAGAACGTTGAAACTGTATTCGCAAATTTCTTCTCAGTTTACGCTGTAAATGATGATGATAGCATTACTGCTTGGGGACATGGCGGGTTCCGTTTTGGTTCTGATAGCCTTGGTCGTGATATGGGTGAACGTTTACTTCATGGTGGACGAATTTCCTTAACTGTTGGTGCGGTTTCTGTGTTAATTTCTCTTATTATCGGAGTGATTGTAGGTCTTATTTCAGGATTCTACGGTGGATGGCTTGATAATCTATTGATGCGTATTGCAGAAGTTATTAACTCGTTTCCATTCCTCCCACTTGCGATTACCTTATCCGCATTCTTACCGCCATCTATCTCGGAGAACCAACGTCTAACGTTAATTATGGTTATCTTAGGGATTCTATCGTGGCCAGGTATGGCGCGTCTTGTTCGTGGTCAAATTCTTGCAGAACGTGAGAAAGACTTCGTACTTGCTGCACGTGCGCTTGGATTAAAAGAAAACGTGATTATCATTAAACACATTCTTCCAAGTGTATTTAGTATGATAATTGTAAATATGACACTTGGGTATGCTTCAAGCTTACTTACTGAAGCAGGTCTTTCATACTTAGGGTTTGGAGTTAAACCTCCATCACCTTCATGGGGGAATATGCTTAGTGGTGTTATTAGTTCTGTTGTTATCGAACGTTACTGGTGGCAATGGGTTCTTCCAGCAGGATGTGTTCTTCTTGCTGCATTAACTGTAAACTTAATTGGTGACGCACTTCGTGATGCTATTGATCCACGTGCAAATCAAAAGTAA